In Capsicum annuum cultivar UCD-10X-F1 chromosome 7, UCD10Xv1.1, whole genome shotgun sequence, one genomic interval encodes:
- the LOC107856233 gene encoding auxin response factor 6 isoform X2, with the protein MRVSSAGFNPQPEEGAGEKKCLNSELWHACAGPLVSLPPVGSRVVYFPQGHSEQVAASTNKEVDAHIPNYPGLPPQLICQLHNLTMHADVETDEVYAQMTLQPLSPQEQKDVCLLPAELGIPSKQPTNYFCKTLTASDTSTHGGFSVPRRAAEKVFPPLDYSQQPPCQELIAKDLHGNEWKFRHIFRGQPKRHLLTTGWSVFVSAKRLVAGDAVIFIWNENNQLLLGIRRANRPQTVMPSSVLSSDSMHIGLLAAAAHAAATNSRFTIFYNPRASPSEFVIPLAKYAKAVYHTRISVGMRFRMLFETEESSVRRYMGTITGISDLDPVRWPNSHWRSVKVGWDESTAGERQPRVSLWEIEPLTTFPMYPSPFSLRLKRPWPSGLPSLPGFPNGDMTMNSPFSWLRGDMADQGMQSLNFQGFGVTPFVQPRIDASMFGLQPDILLTMAALDPSKLANQSLVQFQQSIPSSSVSLSQSQMLQPSHSQQNLVQGFSENQLISQAQMLQQQLQRRQNYSDQQQLLQPQLQQHQEVNSQFQHQQQTKAISSLSQMASATQPQHSHLQVLSSTGPQHTFSDILGNHVNASNNSVMQNLLSSFSRDEASAVLNMHESHPLVSLSSSSKRIALESQLPSRVTPFVVSQPEDVMANNAKVSNLTSLLPPFPGRESFPDYKGVEDSQSNALYGFTDSLNILQTSMSNMKDSSGDNGSLSIPYATSTFTSTAGNEYPLNSDMTTSSCVDESGFLQSSENGDQANPTNRTFVKVHKSGSFGRSLDISKFSSYHELRSELARMFGLEGLLEDPERSGWQLVIVDRENDVLLLGDGPWQEFVNNVWYIKILSPLEVQQMGKEGLDLPNGVQAQRLPGNVNGCDDYLNQKGSRSTMNGIPLGSLDY; encoded by the exons ATGAGGGTATCTTCAGCTGGGTTTAATCCTCAGCCAGAGGAAG GAGCAGGGGAGAAGAAATGCTTGAATTCAGAGCTGTGGCATGCGTGTGCAGGACCACTAGTTTCACTTCCACCTGTAGGAAGCAGAGTGGTGTATTTTCCTCAAGGTCATAGTGAGCAG GTCGCCGCTTCAACAAACAAGGAAGTAGATGCTCATATCCCTAATTATCCTGGTTTACCACCTCAACTAATTTGTCAGCTTCACAACCTGACAATGCAT GCAGATGTTGAGACTGATGAAGTGTATGCTCAAATGACATTGCAGCCACTAAGTCCA CAAGAGCAAAAGGATGTGTGCCTGCTACCCGCAGAACTTGGCATCCCGAGTAAACAACCAACCAACTATTTCTGCAAAACTTTGACGGCAAGTGACACCAGTACTCATGGTGGATTCTCTGTCCCCCGCCGAGCTGCAGAAAAAGTTTTCCCTCCTCTT GATTACTCTCAGCAGCCACCCTGTCAAGAGTTGATTGCAAAAGACCTCCATGGAAATGAATGGAAATTCCGGCATATTTTTCGTG GACAACCAAAAAGGCATCTATTGACAACAGGATGGAGTGTATTTGTGAGTGCAAAGAGACTTGTTGCAGGCGATGCGGTCATCTTTATTTG GAATGAAAACAATCAATTACTTTTGGGGATTCGACGTGCTAATCGTCCTCAAACTGTCATGCCTTCTTCTGTTTTGTCAAGTGATAGCATGCACATTGGTCTCCTAGCTGCAGCGGCTCATGCAGCTGCAACTAATAGCCGCTTTACTATATTTTATAATCCAAG GGCTAGTCCGTCAGAGTTTGTCATACCTCTAGCCAAGTATGCTAAAGCAGTGTATCATACTCGAATTTCTGTTGGTATGAGGTTCCGGATGCTGTTTGAAACAGAAGAATCGAGTGTCCGTAG GTACATGGGCACAATTACTGGCATCAGTGATTTAGATCCTGTTCGTTGGCCAAATTCACATTGGCGCTCTGTCAAG GTTGGATGGGATGAATCAACTGCTGGAGAGAGGCAGCCCAGAGTTTCTCTGTGGGAGATTGAACCTTTGACAACTTTTCCTATGTATCCGTCTCCTTTCTCCCTTAGGCTAAAGCGGCCTTGGCCTTCTGGACTACCTTCTCTCCCTG GGTTCCCCAATGGTGATATGACTATGAATTCTCCGTTCTCATGGCTGCGTGGTGACATGGCAGATCAGGGGATGCAATCGCTTAATTTCCAGGGATTTGGTGTTACTCCGTTTGTGCAGCCAAGAATTGATGCTTCTATGTTTGGTTTGCAACCCGACATTCTTCTAACAATGGCAGCACTAGATCCATCAAAACTTGCAAATCAATCCCTTGTGCAGTTCCAACAAAGTATCCCTAGCAGTTCAGTGTCTTTGAGTCAGAGTCAGATGTTGCAGCCTTCTCATTCACAGCAAAATCTGGTCCAAGGCTTCTCAGAAAACCAGTTAATATCTCAGGCGCAGATGCTTCAGCAACAATTGCAACGTCGTCAAAATTATAGTGATCAACAGCAATTGCTGCAGCCACAGCTTCAGCAGCACCAAGAAGTGAACTCGCAGTttcaacaccaacaacaaacCAAGGCCATCTCCAGTCTCTCTCAGATGGCTTCAGCTACGCAGCCCCAGCACTCTCATTTGCAAGTCTTGAGTTCAACTGGTCCCCAACATACTTTTTCTGATATATTGGGTAACCATGTCAATGCATCTAATAATTCTGTTATGCAGAATCTGTTGAGTTCATTTTCCCGTGATGAGGCATCTGCTGTCCTGAACATGCATGAAAGTCATCCTCTAGTGTCTTTGTCCTCATCATCAAAGAGAATTGCTTTAGAATCTCAGCTCCCTTCTCGAGTTACTCCATTTGTTGTGTCCCAGCCTGAGGATGTGATGGCGAACAATGCTAAGGTCTCAAATCTTACCTCTTTGTTGCCCCCTTTTCCTGGCAGGGAATCTTTTCCTGATTATAAAGGAGTAGAAGATAGCCAAAGCAATGCACTCTATGGATTTACAGACTCTTTGAACATACTGCAGACCAGTATGTCCAACATGAAGGATAGTAGTGGTGATAATGGATCTTTATCTATTCCTTATGCTACCTCTACCTTCACAAGTACAGCGGGCAATGAGTATCCCCTTAACTCCGACATGACTACTTCAAGTTGTGTAGATGAATCAGGTTTCTTGCAGTCCTCCGAAAATGGGGACCAAGCAAACCCAACTAATAGAACCTTTGTGAAG GTTCACAAATCAGGGTCCTTTGGACGGTCACTTGATATCTCCAAATTTAGCAGCTATCACGAACTTCGAAGCGAGCTTGCTCGCATGTTTGGGCTAGAAGGCTTGTTGGAGGACCCTGAGAGATCAGGCTGGCAGCTTGTAATTGTTGACCGAGAGAATGATGTCCTCCTCCTCGGTGACGGTCCTTGGCA GGAGTTCGTGAACAATGTTTGGTATATCAAGATACTTTCTCCACTTGAAGTGCAGCAGATGGGGAAAGAGGGCCTTGATCTCCCAAATGGTGTCCAAGCGCAGAGGCTTCCCGGCAATGTCAATGGATGTGATGACTATTTAAACCAGAAGGGCTCTCGAAGTACTATGAATGGGATACCATTGGGGTCACTTGACTACTAA
- the LOC107856233 gene encoding auxin response factor 6 isoform X1 yields MRVSSAGFNPQPEEGAGEKKCLNSELWHACAGPLVSLPPVGSRVVYFPQGHSEQILQVAASTNKEVDAHIPNYPGLPPQLICQLHNLTMHADVETDEVYAQMTLQPLSPQEQKDVCLLPAELGIPSKQPTNYFCKTLTASDTSTHGGFSVPRRAAEKVFPPLDYSQQPPCQELIAKDLHGNEWKFRHIFRGQPKRHLLTTGWSVFVSAKRLVAGDAVIFIWNENNQLLLGIRRANRPQTVMPSSVLSSDSMHIGLLAAAAHAAATNSRFTIFYNPRASPSEFVIPLAKYAKAVYHTRISVGMRFRMLFETEESSVRRYMGTITGISDLDPVRWPNSHWRSVKVGWDESTAGERQPRVSLWEIEPLTTFPMYPSPFSLRLKRPWPSGLPSLPGFPNGDMTMNSPFSWLRGDMADQGMQSLNFQGFGVTPFVQPRIDASMFGLQPDILLTMAALDPSKLANQSLVQFQQSIPSSSVSLSQSQMLQPSHSQQNLVQGFSENQLISQAQMLQQQLQRRQNYSDQQQLLQPQLQQHQEVNSQFQHQQQTKAISSLSQMASATQPQHSHLQVLSSTGPQHTFSDILGNHVNASNNSVMQNLLSSFSRDEASAVLNMHESHPLVSLSSSSKRIALESQLPSRVTPFVVSQPEDVMANNAKVSNLTSLLPPFPGRESFPDYKGVEDSQSNALYGFTDSLNILQTSMSNMKDSSGDNGSLSIPYATSTFTSTAGNEYPLNSDMTTSSCVDESGFLQSSENGDQANPTNRTFVKVHKSGSFGRSLDISKFSSYHELRSELARMFGLEGLLEDPERSGWQLVIVDRENDVLLLGDGPWQEFVNNVWYIKILSPLEVQQMGKEGLDLPNGVQAQRLPGNVNGCDDYLNQKGSRSTMNGIPLGSLDY; encoded by the exons ATGAGGGTATCTTCAGCTGGGTTTAATCCTCAGCCAGAGGAAG GAGCAGGGGAGAAGAAATGCTTGAATTCAGAGCTGTGGCATGCGTGTGCAGGACCACTAGTTTCACTTCCACCTGTAGGAAGCAGAGTGGTGTATTTTCCTCAAGGTCATAGTGAGCAG ATTTTACAGGTCGCCGCTTCAACAAACAAGGAAGTAGATGCTCATATCCCTAATTATCCTGGTTTACCACCTCAACTAATTTGTCAGCTTCACAACCTGACAATGCAT GCAGATGTTGAGACTGATGAAGTGTATGCTCAAATGACATTGCAGCCACTAAGTCCA CAAGAGCAAAAGGATGTGTGCCTGCTACCCGCAGAACTTGGCATCCCGAGTAAACAACCAACCAACTATTTCTGCAAAACTTTGACGGCAAGTGACACCAGTACTCATGGTGGATTCTCTGTCCCCCGCCGAGCTGCAGAAAAAGTTTTCCCTCCTCTT GATTACTCTCAGCAGCCACCCTGTCAAGAGTTGATTGCAAAAGACCTCCATGGAAATGAATGGAAATTCCGGCATATTTTTCGTG GACAACCAAAAAGGCATCTATTGACAACAGGATGGAGTGTATTTGTGAGTGCAAAGAGACTTGTTGCAGGCGATGCGGTCATCTTTATTTG GAATGAAAACAATCAATTACTTTTGGGGATTCGACGTGCTAATCGTCCTCAAACTGTCATGCCTTCTTCTGTTTTGTCAAGTGATAGCATGCACATTGGTCTCCTAGCTGCAGCGGCTCATGCAGCTGCAACTAATAGCCGCTTTACTATATTTTATAATCCAAG GGCTAGTCCGTCAGAGTTTGTCATACCTCTAGCCAAGTATGCTAAAGCAGTGTATCATACTCGAATTTCTGTTGGTATGAGGTTCCGGATGCTGTTTGAAACAGAAGAATCGAGTGTCCGTAG GTACATGGGCACAATTACTGGCATCAGTGATTTAGATCCTGTTCGTTGGCCAAATTCACATTGGCGCTCTGTCAAG GTTGGATGGGATGAATCAACTGCTGGAGAGAGGCAGCCCAGAGTTTCTCTGTGGGAGATTGAACCTTTGACAACTTTTCCTATGTATCCGTCTCCTTTCTCCCTTAGGCTAAAGCGGCCTTGGCCTTCTGGACTACCTTCTCTCCCTG GGTTCCCCAATGGTGATATGACTATGAATTCTCCGTTCTCATGGCTGCGTGGTGACATGGCAGATCAGGGGATGCAATCGCTTAATTTCCAGGGATTTGGTGTTACTCCGTTTGTGCAGCCAAGAATTGATGCTTCTATGTTTGGTTTGCAACCCGACATTCTTCTAACAATGGCAGCACTAGATCCATCAAAACTTGCAAATCAATCCCTTGTGCAGTTCCAACAAAGTATCCCTAGCAGTTCAGTGTCTTTGAGTCAGAGTCAGATGTTGCAGCCTTCTCATTCACAGCAAAATCTGGTCCAAGGCTTCTCAGAAAACCAGTTAATATCTCAGGCGCAGATGCTTCAGCAACAATTGCAACGTCGTCAAAATTATAGTGATCAACAGCAATTGCTGCAGCCACAGCTTCAGCAGCACCAAGAAGTGAACTCGCAGTttcaacaccaacaacaaacCAAGGCCATCTCCAGTCTCTCTCAGATGGCTTCAGCTACGCAGCCCCAGCACTCTCATTTGCAAGTCTTGAGTTCAACTGGTCCCCAACATACTTTTTCTGATATATTGGGTAACCATGTCAATGCATCTAATAATTCTGTTATGCAGAATCTGTTGAGTTCATTTTCCCGTGATGAGGCATCTGCTGTCCTGAACATGCATGAAAGTCATCCTCTAGTGTCTTTGTCCTCATCATCAAAGAGAATTGCTTTAGAATCTCAGCTCCCTTCTCGAGTTACTCCATTTGTTGTGTCCCAGCCTGAGGATGTGATGGCGAACAATGCTAAGGTCTCAAATCTTACCTCTTTGTTGCCCCCTTTTCCTGGCAGGGAATCTTTTCCTGATTATAAAGGAGTAGAAGATAGCCAAAGCAATGCACTCTATGGATTTACAGACTCTTTGAACATACTGCAGACCAGTATGTCCAACATGAAGGATAGTAGTGGTGATAATGGATCTTTATCTATTCCTTATGCTACCTCTACCTTCACAAGTACAGCGGGCAATGAGTATCCCCTTAACTCCGACATGACTACTTCAAGTTGTGTAGATGAATCAGGTTTCTTGCAGTCCTCCGAAAATGGGGACCAAGCAAACCCAACTAATAGAACCTTTGTGAAG GTTCACAAATCAGGGTCCTTTGGACGGTCACTTGATATCTCCAAATTTAGCAGCTATCACGAACTTCGAAGCGAGCTTGCTCGCATGTTTGGGCTAGAAGGCTTGTTGGAGGACCCTGAGAGATCAGGCTGGCAGCTTGTAATTGTTGACCGAGAGAATGATGTCCTCCTCCTCGGTGACGGTCCTTGGCA GGAGTTCGTGAACAATGTTTGGTATATCAAGATACTTTCTCCACTTGAAGTGCAGCAGATGGGGAAAGAGGGCCTTGATCTCCCAAATGGTGTCCAAGCGCAGAGGCTTCCCGGCAATGTCAATGGATGTGATGACTATTTAAACCAGAAGGGCTCTCGAAGTACTATGAATGGGATACCATTGGGGTCACTTGACTACTAA